CCTCAGGAAGCTTTCTTGGCCGTTCTCAAAACGGGAGATTAAATGCCTATGGATCCGAACGCAATTTTCGCGATTCGGACTCCGATCCAATTCCTCTTTCGCTCCAAAAACGTCGAAGTCTATGTAAAGAGAGACGATCGGATCTTCTATTCTCAGGGCACAAAAATCAGAAAATTGCTCGGGATCTACCATGCGATCCTCCCGTTTTGGAAAAACGGCAAAATCCGAAAAGTAAGGATCGTCGGAAATCTGCATTCAAACGCGGTTTTATCCGGGGTTCTTTTCTTTCGGTATCTAGGAATTCCCGTCCGAAGCCTGGTCTATTCTAGAAACCCGATCTTAGTCACTCCTGCTTCTCAAATCGCTAAAAGATTTTCCGAAATTAGTATCTTTCCCACGAGGGAAGTCTGGAAAGAATCTATAAATACCGGGGAAGTTTCAGAAAGAATAGGGGGCTCCGCCGCCGGTCTGGAGTTCCTTCCTAAAACCGGAGAACTGATATTGCCGGAATATTTTTTTTCCTCTGAGGCTCTTCAAGGACTCAATTCTCTTTGGGAAGAAATTCCGGAAAAGGAATTTGATAGAGTCATAATCGATATCGGCTCCGGCCTGACCTGGATTTCCGCAAAGGATTGGGGAAGAACGGAAGTTTCCGGAATTTGCATCGGACTATCTCGGGAAAAAATGATTCCTTGGTTTCGGGAAAATATCCCCCGACTGGATAGGACATTCTTATCCCATTTGGGAGATGGCATGGAGGATCCGAGGGATCTTAAGGGGACCGCTTACGGTTTCGGCTCCAAAGATAGTACATGGATTTTCAAGAGTTTGGAATATTATAAAAGGACCGGGATCTATTTGGAGCCGATTTACGCCGCCAAATCCTTAGCGGCTATGGAAGAACGGATCGAAAAGGGGGAATGGGGAGGTAAAATCCTCTACATACACCAGGGAGGAAGTTTGATGGGAAGTCCGACCGGGATCTATTCGATCGAATAAATCGACTCTCAGGGAAATCTACGTTGACTGAAATCGATTTCCATAAAGTATCTCAAATAAATCAATTACGGATCTATTATGAAAAAAACGTTGTTCGCCCTTATACTTATTTTGATGCAATGTACTACTACGGTTCGCGTAAATACGGATCCGCAGGGATTGGATATCTATTATTTCGGCCAGAGAATGGGTAAGACTCCTCTGGAAATGGAGATGAACGACGGCGTTTTCGAAAGCCGGATCTTTGAAATCAAAAAGGACAGAAAGGTCTTGAGAATCGTACCGGTTGCGACGGAGATTAAGATTCCCGCATTGATCGGAGGTATCTGTTTCCTATTTCCTTTTCTTTGGGTAGTCGGACCTAAATCCTACCAACATTACACCATTGATGAGGCGTTCGATAAGACGACTCTCCGGGAAGATTCCGCTCTGGTGATGGTCCACCTTCCTAAGGGGATGGAAATGATCGTGGGGACCCGGGTTTTAAAGAGCGAAGACTTCGCGTACATTTCCGGACAGAGGGAGAATGTGAAACTTTGCGACTCGGAAAAGTGCAACGATCTGGGGAATCACGATTTTAAAAACGGCCAAGGCTATTTCTACCAATTGGACGCTAATCGTCTTTAAATTCGGATTTAAAAGAGTCTAGATCTCGAGGAGATTGGTCGATCGGTTTGTCCGAGACCAATCTTCCTCTTCCTTTCTCATACATATAACGTTTCAGTCCCCAGGAATCCAAGAATCGATTCTCCACGTATAGGATACGATTGAGGGAAAAGAAAAAGGCGGAGATAAAATCGCTGGATCGGAATTCTTCCTTAACGAACTGTGAACAGGACGGATGCATAGGGCAGGATACATTTTGGAATTTCCTGTCCTTGCTTTGGTGTTTTTCTACCCGATCCAGA
This sequence is a window from Leptospira wolffii serovar Khorat str. Khorat-H2. Protein-coding genes within it:
- a CDS encoding membrane protein insertion efficiency factor YidD, with the translated sequence MIRRLKIAALIALSFGFYSFCQTSSGSERNEDAFFLNKLVLDRVEKHQSKDRKFQNVSCPMHPSCSQFVKEEFRSSDFISAFFFSLNRILYVENRFLDSWGLKRYMYEKGRGRLVSDKPIDQSPRDLDSFKSEFKDD